Proteins encoded in a region of the Gemmatimonadota bacterium genome:
- a CDS encoding triple tyrosine motif-containing protein — AARAPYLNELRALTMARTRDGALWAGTEDDGLFVSHDSGRHFDAFDWPGDSEGGIPSHVTHLEVDDSGNLWVTTFDEGLYRINANGEARLIAGPGGGAIRILTSLVDSRGTVWIGTEGSGIRRMREGGVAEEVGLVDGDYRSRTIASILEDADRQLWLATNNGVVRLNPVTGESMTFREAAGIAGNRFYANSAYKDEATGLLYFGGPNGVTIVDPSRIEKRNTPPPVALTALQINGDTVPVSRALTTGGLRLAPRENFFAFSFAALDFTDVTLNRYEYQLDPLDERWRDNGNYNVANYTAVKPGHYTFRVRARNAEGVWNNEGLQIPVFVAAPWYKTIWAQSAAVALVLSLISALYWYRLWQLRERQALRLRIAGRLHDDIGANLAAMSLKADMVRTAEGLDERRRKQLEDLSRLARETAHQVRETVWVVNTQYDTLAGLVSKMRDTADVLLGGRFDVTFRAPEALPQRRMEMEVRQDIYLLFKESLQNIVKHSEGETVQVDVSLVGSELRVRVEDDGKGFDPNDPRLGNGLGLMKQRATRHHGRLTFTSRPSDGTVVELAIPIR; from the coding sequence CCGGAGACTCAGAAGGCGGAATTCCCAGCCACGTGACGCACCTCGAAGTGGACGATTCGGGCAATCTCTGGGTGACCACCTTTGACGAGGGACTCTATCGCATCAATGCCAATGGCGAGGCGCGATTGATCGCAGGCCCGGGCGGAGGCGCAATACGGATCTTGACCTCGCTGGTGGATTCGCGGGGAACCGTGTGGATTGGCACGGAGGGCAGCGGAATCAGACGAATGAGGGAAGGCGGCGTTGCCGAGGAAGTCGGGTTGGTCGATGGAGATTATCGGTCCCGGACGATTGCCAGCATTCTTGAGGATGCCGACCGCCAACTGTGGCTCGCTACGAACAACGGCGTGGTGCGACTGAACCCTGTCACGGGTGAGTCGATGACGTTCCGAGAGGCCGCCGGAATCGCCGGCAACCGCTTCTACGCCAACTCCGCTTACAAGGACGAAGCGACGGGCCTCCTCTACTTTGGCGGCCCAAACGGCGTGACAATCGTTGACCCTTCTAGGATCGAGAAGCGCAACACACCTCCCCCCGTCGCCCTCACTGCCCTCCAGATCAACGGCGACACTGTCCCCGTCTCCCGTGCTCTCACCACGGGCGGCCTCCGACTCGCCCCAAGGGAGAACTTCTTCGCCTTCAGCTTTGCAGCTCTGGACTTCACGGACGTAACACTAAACCGCTACGAGTACCAACTCGATCCGCTGGACGAGAGGTGGAGAGACAACGGCAACTACAACGTGGCTAACTACACAGCGGTGAAGCCCGGTCACTACACCTTCCGGGTCCGAGCGCGAAACGCCGAAGGCGTCTGGAACAATGAAGGCCTGCAAATCCCCGTGTTCGTGGCGGCACCCTGGTACAAGACCATCTGGGCACAGAGCGCAGCAGTTGCCTTGGTACTGTCGCTGATCAGCGCGCTGTACTGGTACCGTCTCTGGCAGCTCCGCGAGCGCCAGGCGCTCCGACTTCGGATTGCAGGTCGCTTGCATGATGACATCGGGGCCAACCTCGCCGCGATGTCTTTGAAGGCGGACATGGTGCGGACAGCCGAGGGACTGGACGAGCGACGCCGCAAACAGCTCGAGGATCTGAGCCGGCTGGCGAGAGAGACCGCCCACCAGGTCCGAGAGACCGTCTGGGTCGTCAACACCCAGTATGACACCCTGGCCGGCCTGGTCTCTAAGATGAGAGATACGGCGGACGTGCTGCTGGGCGGTCGGTTCGACGTGACCTTCCGGGCGCCCGAAGCCCTGCCGCAGCGACGCATGGAGATGGAGGTCCGCCAGGACATCTATCTCCTCTTCAAAGAGAGTTTGCAGAACATCGTGAAGCACTCGGAGGGCGAGACGGTGCAGGTGGACGTCTCGCTCGTGGGTTCCGAGCTCCGGGTTCGGGTCGAGGACGACGGGAAGGGCTTCGATCCCAATGATCCGAGACTCGGCAACGGGCTGGGGCTCATGAAGCAGCGGGCGACGAGGCATCATGGCCGCTTGACCTTCACGAGTCGTCCGAGTGACGGCACCGTCGTGGAGCTGGCGATCCCCATCAGGTGA